The Streptococcus sp. 29896 genome includes a region encoding these proteins:
- a CDS encoding DUF1492 domain-containing protein → MNVDEVRIKLEGIKWLDEEMRGLQLELQYLEQGLFKKSSLTQTKVQTSRVNNAENEVVYAIKLKQDIEERLAEIISERLESSRLIDKASNPLERAVLRMAYVNRLEIWDIEKRVNRSKTTIYKIKRDGIESIARAMKNT, encoded by the coding sequence ATGAATGTTGATGAAGTTAGAATTAAGCTAGAGGGAATTAAGTGGTTAGATGAAGAAATGAGGGGGCTACAGCTTGAATTACAGTACCTTGAGCAGGGGCTTTTTAAGAAGTCATCACTTACACAAACAAAGGTACAGACTAGTAGGGTAAACAATGCTGAAAATGAAGTAGTTTATGCTATTAAGCTAAAGCAAGATATAGAGGAAAGGCTGGCTGAAATTATTTCAGAGCGTTTAGAGAGTTCAAGACTGATAGATAAAGCAAGCAATCCACTAGAAAGGGCTGTTTTGAGAATGGCTTACGTTAACCGCTTAGAAATATGGGATATAGAGAAGAGAGTGAATAGGTCTAAAACCACTATTTACAAAATAAAGAGAGATGGTATAGAGAGTATTGCTAGAGCTATGAAAAATACTTAA